The sequence AGGAGTAACAGTCTTAATTACTACAGGAGATACTAATGCAAGTTTTGAATTAAGAAAAAAAAGTCTAATACTGTATAACCTATATGATAACAAAAATTCCTATACTCCATTAGTTGATATAGTTTTTGATTCAAAAAAACCAATTTCAGTAGGACTAAAATTATTTATTAACGATGTAAATAACAGAGAACAAATCATAAACAATGTAAACTCTAAGATTAAAGGATTTACTAAAAAAATAAAAGAAAGCTTTACTTTTATAGATATTTACTAGTAAAATTGATTAATGTATTCATTTATTGTATAAAATTAATATATAACTTTTAATTTAAGGTGGTGTTTAAAATAAAATTCAAATCTATTATGGCTATTATTTGTGGAAAGTTCACCTTATTTATTTCTAAACATCTTTTAAAGGGAGGAAGTAATTTTCCTGGAAAGATAGCTTTAAAATTCGATAATACAATTTTAAAAGAGATATCTAAAAATTATAAGGTTGTTTTAATAACTGGTACCAATGGTAAAACTACCACTACCTCTATGATAAATAATCTTCTTACTGAACATGGACTTGATACTATAACTAATAATACTGGTGCAAATATGCTTCCTGGTATAGTTTCCTGCCTTCTTCAAAACTTTAAGTTTAATAATAGAAAGACTAAATATGCAGTTTTAGAAGTAGATGAAGCTAATTTAAAATTTATTACAGAATATATTACACCTGAAATTATTACTATAACAAATTTATTTAGAGATCAACTTGACAGATATGGAGAAGTTTATACTACTCTAAACAAAATTCTTGAAGGTGTAGTTAAAGTACCAAGTTCTACCCTAGTTTTAAATGGTGATGAATCTTTATTAGGAAAGCTCGACTTGCCTAACCCCAAAGTTTATTACGGTTTTAACCAATCAATAAGCGAAAATAATACGGTTGATATCAATGCAGACGCTAAATTCTGTAAATTCTGCAAATCACCCTATGAGTATAATTTCATAACTTATAATCACCTTGGTGATTTTTATTGTCCAAATTGTGGCTATAAGAGAGAACCACTTAATTATGCTGTTACTTCAATCTTAGAGGTAACCTCAGACTACTCAAAGGTTATGTTAAATGATACTGAATTTACTGTAACTCAATCAGGAATCTATAACATCTATAACGCCTTATGTGCTTATAGTATTGGTAAAGAACTTAAGGTTTCTGACGAAAGTATCAAAAAGTCTTTTGAAAAGCAAACTTCTAGCTTTGGTAGACAGGAAGAATTCAAGATTGGAGATAAGGATATAAAAATTATATTAGTAAAAAATCCTGCTGGATTCAATCAAGCTATTGATTTACTTTGTCTTAATGAAGCTGATTACAATTGTTGTTTCATGCTTAATGATAACTATGCTGATGGTAGAGATGTTTCTTGGATTTGGGACGTAAACTTTGAAAAACTATCTAAAACTCCAGTAAAGGATATATTTATCAGTGGAACAAGACTTTATGATATGGCTGTTAGATTAAAAGTAGCTAATCTAGATAAAGATAATTTTATAATTGAAGAAGACTACAAAACACTTACAGATAAGATTTCTTCTTCAAATGGTAATAAAGTTTATATATTGGCAACCTACACTGCTATGATAAATTACAGAAAATATTTACATAGTGTGGGCTATATTAAAAAACTTTGGTAAGGAGTGATTTTATGGAGCTTAATATTTGTCATCTATATCCTGATCTGCTTAATGTTTATGGTGACGTAGGAAATATATTAATACTTAAACATAGAGCTGAACTTAGAGGCATTACTGTAAATATTTCAAATCTTTCACTTAAAGATGATTTTGATAAAGATCTATATGATATCACCTTCTTTGGTGGGGGACAAGATTATGAGCAATCCATTGTATCTCAAGATATCTTTGATACTAAAAGAGACAGCATCAAAGATTATATAGAATCAGGAAAAGTATTTCTTGCAATCTGTGGAGGTTACCAACTCTTAGGTAAATACTATATGACTTCTACTGGTGAAAAGCTAAATGGTTTAGATATATTAAATATCTATACTGAGGCATGCAGCGACAGATTTATAGGTAATACAGCAATAATTAATGAAGATTTTAATGAAACCTATGTAGGTTTTGAAAATCATTCAGGAAGAACCTATATAAATGATTTAAAGCCTTTAGGCAAGGTACTTCACGGGTATGGTAATAATGGAACTGATGGTTACGAGGGTTGCATTTACAAAAACACTTACGGCACATACTTCCATGGATCTCTGTTATCCAAAAACCCTGAATTAGCTGATAGACTTATAAATGCCGCATTACACAAAAAATACAGTGATTTTTCCTTGGAACCTTTAAATGATACTTTTGAACTAAAAGCAAAAGAAGCTATTCTAAGAAAATTAAATTCGACTAAGAATTAAAAGACTATTTCAAAATAGTTACATTATTATTTATATATTGTATAGCATATTTAATAATGCTATACTTAATATTGCTAAAGACAATGATTGGAGAGATGAAAAAGTGAGACGTAAAAGAATAATTAGTACATTAGCTATAGCTTGTTTTATTACTGTTTTAGCTCCTACTGCTAAAATAGCACATGCTAGTGAAACTCAACCAAGTGTAGTAGGTCAATCTGCAATAACTGTGGATTATGAAACAGGAGAAATAATCTATGCAAAAGATATAGACACTAAAAGATATCCTGCATCAATTACAAAATTAATTACAGGATTGGTATTTGCTGAGAAAAAACAAAAAAGTGATACAATTCCTTATACTGAGGATGCAAAAACACAACCTGCTGAATCCTTTAGTGCAAATTACCCAGGAGCAATAAAGGTTGGAGAAACAATGACTGCTGATGATGTAATGAAATCATTACTTTTATTCTCAGCAAATGATGCAGCAACAATGATGGCTGATAGCATTGCTGGAAATACTACAGATTTTGCAAAGTTGATGAATGATAAGGCAAAAGCCCTAGGTTTAAGTCATACACACTTTGTAACACCAAATGGTCTTCATGATGACGATCACTATACTACTGCTTATGATTTATCAATTTTAACTAAGGCTGCCTTCCATAATGATTGGATAAAGGAAGTAATGGGAACAGAAAAAGCTAAAGTTTCTATAAGTAATGGTAAATCTATAGATATGACAAATTTAAATAATCTTTTAGGTAAAGATGGAAACATAGGCGGAAAAACAGGGACAACAAGTCAGGCTGGTAAATGTCTAACTTCAGTTTATGATAGAGATGGAAGAAAGATAATTGGAGTTGTATTAAAATCTACTCGTGATACTGGTGTTCAAGTATTCAAGGATATGAATAGCATTATAGATTGGAGTTATAAACAACAAAAATCTGTATTTTTACCAAAGGGAAAAACAATTGAAACTGTAAAAGTTAGCTATAAACCATTGAGATTCTTTGGTCCAACAAAAACTATAGATGTTCCAATTACTCTTAATGAAAATATTGAATACTATAAAAATGCTGTTAACGATAAAGAGTTAAAAACTAAAGTTATAGGTTCAACTACAAATGCTTGGGATTTAGCTAAAAATTCATCACTAGTAAAAGTTAGAGCTTCTCAAAGAGCTTATTCAAAAGACTACTCTGCATCTGCTCAAATTTCTACATCAACTTTAGTTAAAGATAATCTTGGTCTTTATGCTATTTGTTTAGTAGTTGCTGCTGTAGTTATATTCTTAATTTTATTTATTATTAACTTAATTAAAGCTAATAACAGAAAAAGATCAAAGAAAAAAGGTATCTTTTAAAATAATTTAAATATATTTGCTTTGGAGAGTGTTATTAATGAAAATTATCGTTGTTGCTATATTTGTGGCTATAATGTGTGGTATGTTCATCTTCTCAAATTTTAAAAGAAGAAAGTTTTATGCTGCTTTAATACTTATTCCAGGAATAAGTATCGTAATTTATCAAACTAATGTTATACAAAATTTAGATTATACTAAAAGTACAATATTTGGACTGATAAATGTACTTGCCATATTCATTATTAGTTTTTCTTTCTTTAGAGGATCTAATACTACCAAAGAAACATAATTTTCATTATTAATGAAAAAAGACTTCAGAAATTTTTCTGAAGTCTTTTTTCTATGATATTATTTTTCCTTAACCTTCAATCCCCTATGCTCCACTGGAGTTGAAAATACAATTTGAGTTTCTGTATTTCCAAACTTCTGTAATTGACCAATAAATGCATCTAGTTCTAATGTTGTAGCATATGCAACCTTGATAAGCATTGAATACTTTCCTGTTACACAATTGCATTCAATTACATTTGGACATTCAGCTATAAAAGGATAAAATATTGGTTTTTGCTTTGGTGACATCTCTAAATTAATAAAAGCTGTAATATTATATCCAAGCTTTAATTGATCCACTTTAGCATTATATCCAGTGATTACCCCTGATTTTTCTAACTTTTCTATACGAGTTGATACTGCTGGTGTTGATAAATATACTTCCTCTGCTAAATGCTTAAGTGGATATCTAGCATTCTCCTGTAATAATTCAATGATTTTAAAATCAATCTTATCCATATCTGCACTACTCCAAACATATATTATTTCTTAATAAGGCATCAGAAAATAAATAGCCCGTCCAAATAAATTAGAATATAAACCTATCTACTTTCAGATGCTTAAATTCTTTTAAAAAAAGGAGCACATCAATATTGCATATTGATGTGCTCCTTTGCACTATATTTATATAATACGGCAGTTTTAGCAAATGTACAAGTCTTTTTTATCATTTCACTTAATAAAATTAATTTTTTATGCTTTTTACTAAATAATATAAATATTCTGTTTTTTCTTTAAATTATTTCTCTTCTGTTCGGTATTAATTTATTTAAGTCAAACTTCTCATTTATTAATTTAGTTAAGATAAACTTATAATATTATAGTTATTATTCGCAATTAGACTTATATCATTTACTTTAGTTCTAAAGGATGCTATTCTCAATCATGTAGAAAATAATTGAAAACGGAGATGAATTTTTATATGAATACAAGGATAGAATCTGATTCAATAGGAAGTATTAAAGTTCCAATAGAAGCTTATTATGGTGTGCAATCTTTACGTGCTCACAATAATTTTTATATAACTGGAAAAGGAATGAATCCTACCCTAATAATTAGCCTTGCTGAAATAAAAAAAGCTGCAGCAATTACAAATAATAAGGCAGGTTTTTTAACAGATAATATTGCTAAAGCAATTATAACAGCTTGTGATGAAATAATATCTGGAAAGCTTCATGACCAATTTATAGTAGATCCAATTCAAGGTGGCGCTGGTACCTCAGCTAATATGAATGCTAATGAAGTAATAGCAAATCGTGCTATAGAGTTGCTTGGTGGCAATAAGGGTGACTACACTATTGTTCATCCAAATGACCATGTAAATATGGCTCAATCAACTAATGATGTTTTTCCAACAGCAGGTAAACTTTCAGTCCTTACTTTATTGCCAAGAGCTATTGCACAACTTCAAAGACTATACAACGCTCTAGTAGTAAAATCTGCAGAGTTTGATAATATAATTAAAATGGGAAGAACTCAATTGCAAGATGCAGTTCCAATACGTTTAGGACAATCTTTTAATGCCTATGCTTCAGTAGTAAAACGTGATATAGATCGTCTTAATAAAGCCCAAAAAGAAATGCTTACAATAAATATAGGAGCTACTGCTATAGGTACTTCAATTAATGCAACACCTGAGTATCTAAGTAATATCACTGCTAACCTCCAAACTGTGACTGGCAAAAAAATAGTTCAAGCTGATGACCTTATAGATGCAACTCAAAACTTAGATAGTTTTGTTAGTGTTTCTGGAATTCTTAAAACTTGTGCTGTTAATCTATCTAAGATTTCTAATGACTTACGTCTATTATCAAGTGGTCCAAAAACTGGGCTAGCTGAAATTAACCTTCCAGCAAAACAAAACGGATCTTCAATTATGCCAGGAAAAATAAATCCTGTAATACCAGAAGTGGTTTCTCAAGTTGCCTTTAATATAATCGGAAATGATTTTACAATAACTATGGCTGCTGAATCTGGGCAATTAGAATTAAATGCCTTCGAGCCAGTTTTATTCTACAATCTATTTGAATCTATAGAAACTTTAGAAAATGCTACAAGAACTTTTGTAGATAATTGCATTACAGGCATTACTGCTAATGAGGAAAGATGTAAAGAATTATTAGACCAAAGCGTAGGCACTGCTACTGCTCTTTGTCCATATATCGGATATAAGAAATCTGCAGAAATTGCAAAAACTGCTTTAAAAACAGGAAAAACTGTAACTACTTTAGTTTTAGAAGGAGGATTTCTTACTGAAACTGAACTCCAAGATATATTAAATCCTGTAGCTATGACACAAATTGAAGCTAAAATTGATAAATGTGCAATTTAATATCATTGCTTTGACTACCTTATATAAGAAAAGTCTGTAAATTATATTGAATAATATAACTACAGACTTTTCTTATCAGTTATTTATTTTTTTATCCGATAGCTAGCATCCGTAACACTCCAACTTTATATGAAACTCCCCTTCCTAAAGTCAGATGAGTACTCACAGAGTAAGCGACCATCATCAAATCATAGATTTGAGATGTCTGCTTAACCGATTCACACTAAATTGATTTTAATGAAGTTAACTAATTCATTAGTTAACTAAGTTCAAGTAACCAAATCATAGATTTTGACTTTCACTTATTTGCTTAAGTTGGAGATAACGGCTGCACGCTCCTGGACGAGGTACCCCTTGAGGGTGTAAGTTCAACTAAGATTCACTTGATATCTAACAAATTATCTAAATTAATTGCGTAAGGATGGTTAAATGCGTCTATTATTTTTTCTTTAGTATTCCATTTCTGATCAGCTAGAAAACCATTCCAAGTCATAAACCAAAGCCAATTTGTTTTACTCTGCTCTATTAAATCAAGATTAGGAACTGTACCGTTCTCAGCTAACGCTATAGGTTTTCCTTTACTAGGAATCTCATTTACACTTTGATAATCCAGTGACATCGGCCCATCATTTCCATTTGGTGTGTATATATCTATGCTAGCAATATCAACCACATCATCTCCTGGATAGTATTGCCTATCAGGTGCATTCCATATCCATATTAAATTATTAAGATTATGATAATTTACATATCTATCATACATTAATCTGTACAACCTAATATATGATTCAGGTCCTTGTGCTCCCCACCAAAACCAATTACCATCGGCTTCATGCAATGGTCTCCACAAAACAGGAATATTATTATCTCTTAAAACTTTTAACTTTTTCGCAATAGCATCTAAATCTTTAATCATTTCAATATATTCCTTACTATCTTGGATCAATGCTTCTTTTAAATCAAATTTAGTATTACTTGTATAGAAACTCTTATCTTCTCCATACATTGGTGAGAACCAATGCCAGCAAAAAGTTATAATAGCACCCTTCCTTGACCATTCAATTGCACCTTCAATACTCCCTCTATTATTAGCAATTTCATCAATGCATTCCCATGTACTGTCATTTGTTCCTACATGAAGAGAATAACTAAGTAGGTCAAATCCAATTATTGCAGGTATCTTTCCTGTAAGTCGTTTAACATACTCCACATCAGGAGCAGTTGATTTATTGCAGTGTTGCCCTGTAAGTATACCCTTTCCTTTAATCTTCTTGAAAAATCCCATTAATTCTTTACATTCATTAGAAGAATTAACATTAGAGAGTTGAAAACTTATACTTTTATCAATAGGCCTATCCACCTTAAGTAAATTTGCACACTCTATATTAACGTAACCATAAATTTTCTCAATAACAATACAATTTTCTCCTCCATCAAGCTTTATTGCCGGAGTTTTCTTTATCCTTATATCTTCTTTTTCATTTAAAACTATCTTTCCATAATACTTTTCATTAACATAAACCACAAATACTGCATATTCTTTTACATTATCAAATTCAAGTAATATACTGTAGAATCCAATTTCAGATAAATATTTTTCAATAGCTATTTTATTATTTTCATTTACCATACATCTATCTTCCTTTGTTATTTCTTATACTTAAAAATCTTATAACTATTCCTGCACCTATTATCATTATTAAATTAACAACTATAACCATTACATAAATAACTTGTGCCTCAGTATTATCTTTTATTAAGGCCACTCCTAAAATAGCAAGACCTAATAAACCGAACGCCATACAACGAATAAATTTAATAAAACTAATAATTGAAGTTAATTCAATATTTCTTGACTTTGTGCTCTTTGTGCTTCTACTTCCTCTGGATAATGACATGCTACATATCCTCCCTTGTATTCAGATAATTTTGGTGCTTCTTTCTCACATTTCTCTGTATAATAAGGACATCTTGTATGAAACCTGCAGCCTGTTGGAGGATTTACTATGCTTGGCATATCCAATGTTCTCAATGGTAATTGTTTTGAACTATAGTCTTTTCTAAATTTAATTGATTTAGGTACAGCTGCAAGCAATGCATGAAAGTATGGATGTTTAGGATGATCTATTGCATCAGTAATATTGTTTAATTCAATTACTTTCCCAAGATACATTACTACAAGCCTTCCATCCTTTGCAATATATCTTGCTGTTGCTAAATCATGAGTAATATATACAAAAGATATTCCAAATTTCTTATTCATTTTTGTCATTAAATCAATCAAAGAAATTCTTAATGAAACATCAACCATAGATACTGGTTCATCTGCAACAATTAACTCAGGTTTTACAGATAATGCTCTTGCTAAAAGCACTCTCTGCCTCTGTCCACCACTTAATTGATGAGGATATTTATATAAAAATTGTTCTTGTGGAACTAATCCAACTTCTTGAAAAGATTCCCTTAGTATATCCTCTGCTTCTTTTTTATTCTTAGCAATTTTATGTTGTAATAAAGGCATAGATAAGGATTGGAATATTGTCCTATTAGGGTTTAAAGCAGCAAATGAATCTTGATGTACCATCTGTACACCTAATCTATACTCCTTAAAATCTTTTCCCTTTAATTTACTTATATCCTTACCCTTATAAACTATTTTTCCCTTAGTTGGCTTATGAAGTCCAACTATCATTTTCCCTAAAGTAGTTTTGCCACATCCACTTTCACCTACAACTACTACAATTTCACCTTTATTAACATCTAAATTAACATCTGATAAAACTTCTACTTTTTCCTTCTTATTCACTCTACTTTCAAAGGAAATACTAGCATTTTCTACACTTAATAGTCCCACTTATATCCCTTCCTTCTTTTTTACTTAGTACATTCTACTTCTTCTGCATAAGCATAGCACCTTGTGCATTGCTTATTGCTTATTTCATATAATTTTTCAGTTTTCTCTTTGTCACCAGAGCATTCTTTTCCTAAAAATCTGTAGCAACGAGCAGAAAACTTGCAGTTTTTGAAATTCTCCAACAAATTAGGAGGGTTTCCTGGTATAGCCTTACGTTCAGTAATATCATCATGTAATGTAGGTATCGCATTTAGCAATCCTTTTGTGTATGGATGTGAAGGTTCATTAAATACATTTGCAACATCTCCACATTCAACAATTTCACCGGCATACATAACTGCAATTCTATCAACTACTTCTGAAATAATTGAAATATCATGAGTTAAAAATACTAAAGTAATTCCTAACTTTTGATGAATTTCCTTTAACAACTCCATAATATACCATTGAGTTATTACATCTAAAGCTGTGGTTGGTTCATCAAGAATTATTATTTTAGGATCTAAGATAAGACTTAAAGCAATTAATACTCTTTGCTTCATTCCTCCACTTAACTGATGTGGATAATATTCTAATACACTTTTATCTAACCTAACATACTTTAAAACTTCTTCTGCTTTTTTTATTATTTCATCTTCTTTTACTTTATCAGAATGAGCATATACTGTTTCTAAAAAATGCTCTCTTATTTTAAGCACAGGATTTAATGCATTTTGAGCTGCTTGAAAAACTGTTGCTATCTCACTCCATCTATATTGCATCAATTCCTCTTTTGGAAGATCTAATAAACTTACTTTTTTATCATCTTCTGTATAATAAATTACCTCTCCATTACTAATCTTTCCAGGAGCTTGTACCAAATCTAAAATACCAGAAGCTAAGGTAGACTTTCCACTACCACTTTCTCCTATTACTCCAAGAATTTCTCCTCTGTTTATTGTAATAGAAACATTATCACAAGCTTTTAACTTCCCACCCTTAACTTCAAATTCTATTGATAAGTTCTTTATCTCAATTAATGGTTTCACTATTCTCACTCCTTATTTACGTAGTCTTGGATTTAATGCTTCATCTAAACCATTAGCAAATAGATAGCATCCTAATTGGAATAATAATATTCCGATTATTGGTGTAACAAAATAAACTATTGGTCCTAATCCACCATATAAAACTGCTGATTGAGACATAGCCATTTGTATCATCATCCCCCAATGACTACCTTGGAATGGAACTAAACCTAAAACCATTAATCCAACTGATGTCATTATTGCGCCTTTCATTATGGCAATAAAATTTATTGCTATAAAAGATATTATGTTAGGAATAACATCCTTTGTTATTATATTGAAAGAACTAATTCCCATAAGTTTACTTACTTCTATAAACTCTTTATGTTTTAATACTAATACTTGAGACCTAATAGCTTTAGCTAATCCTGCCCAAGACCATATACTTAAAACCAGACCGAATAAAATATCATTACTTACATTTATAACCATTGAAAGAACCATTGTTACTGGAAAGCTTGGCATTGTTAATACAATATTAGTGATAAGCATTAAAGTAGTATCAGTTTTTCCACCAGCTAATCCTGCAAAAATCCCTATAGCGCATGCAAATACTATAGAAAAACAGGCTGCATAGAAAGCTACTAAAAGTACATCTCTTGATCCATGGACAAATTGACATAGTATATCTCTTCCTGCATAATCTGTCCCTAACCAATGGTCTGCACATGGTTCAAGCAATCTATTTAGATAATTACTTTCTGGTGCAGGAACTAACATAGGCCCAAAAATTGATAATAGAAGGAAAAATACTAGAATAAGAAATCCAACTCTAGACATTTTATTATTCCAAATTACATTGAAAAATTCTTTAACTGTTGTCAAAAATTTGCCGTCTTGTTCATTTGTTTTAGTAATTGTGGTTTTATTTTTATTTAGATTTACTGCATTATTCATATCTTATTTCTCCCTTAACATTGGATTTAATTTTACATATAAAAATTCAGCAATTAAACTTGACAATAACACCATTACTATAATCATAAGGAACATACCTTGCATTAAAGGATAATCTCTTCTAGATATTGCAGTAGATAGATAATATCCTACTCCTGGGTATACAAATAAATTTTCAATTAATGGTGATCCACCAAACATCATACCAAAAGATATAGCTACACTAGTTACCATAGGTAGCATTGCATTTCTTCCAACATAATTAAATATTATTCTTCTATTTGATAGACCTCTTGCCCTAGCATAATTTATATAGTCTTCTCCTAAAACTGATAAACAGTTTGCTCTCATTCCCATTATCCAACCTGCTAGAGTTGTCATGAAATATGCTAATATAGGTAAAGCTGCGTGCTTTAAAACACTTCCTATAAAAGTGGCATTAAACCCTGCTTCCACTGCAGAATCATATGCCCCTTTGGATGGTAACAAGCCTAATCCAACTGAAAATATTACTATTAATAAATAAGCTACAATATAATCTGGAATTGATCCAATTATTGCTTGATATCCTGTAATTATTCCATCCCAAACTTTACTTCTCTTCCAGGCAATATAAATACCAAGAATAGTTCCTACTGCAAAAGATAATAATAATGAAATACTACAAACAAGTAATGTCCAAGGTAATGCACCTAATACTATTTTTGTTACAGGTTCTTTAAATGACATTGAACTTCCTAAATTTCCTGTTGCAATTCCTTTAACATAAGTAATAAATCTTTGAATTACTGGTTCATCTGGATCATAGTTTAACGCCATTTTGGCTTTACTAAGAGCTTGATCATATGGCATTTGAGTGCTTCTCATATAATCTTGTGCCAATACATTAACTGGATTTCCTGGCATAGCTTGTATTACAAAGAAAACTAATAATAATGAAGCTAGCATTGTTAGTACGCAAGTTATTATTTTTTTCATTATTAAGTACCCCCTCCTATTAAATTATGCTATCCCAAAAATAGTTTTTACTTTAAAAATTACTTTTGGGATATGCATAAATACCTATTTCATCTATTTAACGAAATATATTTTTTCTCCTCTAATCATTTTTCCAATAGAAACATTTAGCATTGCTCCCCAATAGAAATCTTTTATTTCTTTTCCTGTTTGAGCCTCTGCTAATGAAAGCTTTGGATCGTAAATTCTAGTTATTACGAATTTTTCTGTTACTGGAATATACCACATATTATCATTAAAGAACTTTGCAAATGCCTTTGTTTTTTCTGTAATTTCTGCTGCTGTAGCAGCATCAAATAATTCAGTTTCTTTTTCACTATACTTAAAATCTTCGTTTGTCTTTTCATCTTTAAATACTAGTCCACCACTTGTTGGGAACTTAATATTATTCATCTTTCCATACCACCATATTCCGTCATATGCTTCAAATGGATGTTGAGTACTTGAAGGACTTCCGAATCCACTGATAACCATTTGGGCATCTCCTGACATTGAATAGTCATTATAAGCTGCTGCTTCTTTAGGAGTAAATGTTGCATTTAATCCAAAATCTTTTAACATATTTGCTGCTGCTTCACCCATTATTACATAAGCTGGATATTCTCCTACTCCGGCAATCTTTATTTCTGGAGATTGACCATTTGCATCAACCCACTTATTTCCTTGTTTCTTCCAACCAGCAGATTCAAGTAATTTCTTTGCCTTGTCCTTATCCATTGTATAATTTTCTAAAGTATTAAGGTAAGTTTTGTCTAAGTACTTATCTCTTACTGTTGGAGGTAACCCTACTGCATATTCATCTCCAAGTCTCATACCTGGTTCGGATACTGGTGCTATTTGCTTCTTATCAATAATATATGCTATAGCTTTTCTTACTG comes from Clostridium sp. TW13 and encodes:
- a CDS encoding MurT ligase domain-containing protein produces the protein MFKIKFKSIMAIICGKFTLFISKHLLKGGSNFPGKIALKFDNTILKEISKNYKVVLITGTNGKTTTTSMINNLLTEHGLDTITNNTGANMLPGIVSCLLQNFKFNNRKTKYAVLEVDEANLKFITEYITPEIITITNLFRDQLDRYGEVYTTLNKILEGVVKVPSSTLVLNGDESLLGKLDLPNPKVYYGFNQSISENNTVDINADAKFCKFCKSPYEYNFITYNHLGDFYCPNCGYKREPLNYAVTSILEVTSDYSKVMLNDTEFTVTQSGIYNIYNALCAYSIGKELKVSDESIKKSFEKQTSSFGRQEEFKIGDKDIKIILVKNPAGFNQAIDLLCLNEADYNCCFMLNDNYADGRDVSWIWDVNFEKLSKTPVKDIFISGTRLYDMAVRLKVANLDKDNFIIEEDYKTLTDKISSSNGNKVYILATYTAMINYRKYLHSVGYIKKLW
- a CDS encoding type 1 glutamine amidotransferase, translated to MELNICHLYPDLLNVYGDVGNILILKHRAELRGITVNISNLSLKDDFDKDLYDITFFGGGQDYEQSIVSQDIFDTKRDSIKDYIESGKVFLAICGGYQLLGKYYMTSTGEKLNGLDILNIYTEACSDRFIGNTAIINEDFNETYVGFENHSGRTYINDLKPLGKVLHGYGNNGTDGYEGCIYKNTYGTYFHGSLLSKNPELADRLINAALHKKYSDFSLEPLNDTFELKAKEAILRKLNSTKN
- a CDS encoding D-alanyl-D-alanine carboxypeptidase family protein, with protein sequence MRRKRIISTLAIACFITVLAPTAKIAHASETQPSVVGQSAITVDYETGEIIYAKDIDTKRYPASITKLITGLVFAEKKQKSDTIPYTEDAKTQPAESFSANYPGAIKVGETMTADDVMKSLLLFSANDAATMMADSIAGNTTDFAKLMNDKAKALGLSHTHFVTPNGLHDDDHYTTAYDLSILTKAAFHNDWIKEVMGTEKAKVSISNGKSIDMTNLNNLLGKDGNIGGKTGTTSQAGKCLTSVYDRDGRKIIGVVLKSTRDTGVQVFKDMNSIIDWSYKQQKSVFLPKGKTIETVKVSYKPLRFFGPTKTIDVPITLNENIEYYKNAVNDKELKTKVIGSTTNAWDLAKNSSLVKVRASQRAYSKDYSASAQISTSTLVKDNLGLYAICLVVAAVVIFLILFIINLIKANNRKRSKKKGIF
- a CDS encoding Lrp/AsnC family transcriptional regulator translates to MDKIDFKIIELLQENARYPLKHLAEEVYLSTPAVSTRIEKLEKSGVITGYNAKVDQLKLGYNITAFINLEMSPKQKPIFYPFIAECPNVIECNCVTGKYSMLIKVAYATTLELDAFIGQLQKFGNTETQIVFSTPVEHRGLKVKEK
- a CDS encoding aspartate ammonia-lyase, which codes for MNTRIESDSIGSIKVPIEAYYGVQSLRAHNNFYITGKGMNPTLIISLAEIKKAAAITNNKAGFLTDNIAKAIITACDEIISGKLHDQFIVDPIQGGAGTSANMNANEVIANRAIELLGGNKGDYTIVHPNDHVNMAQSTNDVFPTAGKLSVLTLLPRAIAQLQRLYNALVVKSAEFDNIIKMGRTQLQDAVPIRLGQSFNAYASVVKRDIDRLNKAQKEMLTINIGATAIGTSINATPEYLSNITANLQTVTGKKIVQADDLIDATQNLDSFVSVSGILKTCAVNLSKISNDLRLLSSGPKTGLAEINLPAKQNGSSIMPGKINPVIPEVVSQVAFNIIGNDFTITMAAESGQLELNAFEPVLFYNLFESIETLENATRTFVDNCITGITANEERCKELLDQSVGTATALCPYIGYKKSAEIAKTALKTGKTVTTLVLEGGFLTETELQDILNPVAMTQIEAKIDKCAI
- a CDS encoding glycoside hydrolase family 26 protein, with the protein product MVNENNKIAIEKYLSEIGFYSILLEFDNVKEYAVFVVYVNEKYYGKIVLNEKEDIRIKKTPAIKLDGGENCIVIEKIYGYVNIECANLLKVDRPIDKSISFQLSNVNSSNECKELMGFFKKIKGKGILTGQHCNKSTAPDVEYVKRLTGKIPAIIGFDLLSYSLHVGTNDSTWECIDEIANNRGSIEGAIEWSRKGAIITFCWHWFSPMYGEDKSFYTSNTKFDLKEALIQDSKEYIEMIKDLDAIAKKLKVLRDNNIPVLWRPLHEADGNWFWWGAQGPESYIRLYRLMYDRYVNYHNLNNLIWIWNAPDRQYYPGDDVVDIASIDIYTPNGNDGPMSLDYQSVNEIPSKGKPIALAENGTVPNLDLIEQSKTNWLWFMTWNGFLADQKWNTKEKIIDAFNHPYAINLDNLLDIK
- a CDS encoding ABC transporter ATP-binding protein, whose translation is MGLLSVENASISFESRVNKKEKVEVLSDVNLDVNKGEIVVVVGESGCGKTTLGKMIVGLHKPTKGKIVYKGKDISKLKGKDFKEYRLGVQMVHQDSFAALNPNRTIFQSLSMPLLQHKIAKNKKEAEDILRESFQEVGLVPQEQFLYKYPHQLSGGQRQRVLLARALSVKPELIVADEPVSMVDVSLRISLIDLMTKMNKKFGISFVYITHDLATARYIAKDGRLVVMYLGKVIELNNITDAIDHPKHPYFHALLAAVPKSIKFRKDYSSKQLPLRTLDMPSIVNPPTGCRFHTRCPYYTEKCEKEAPKLSEYKGGYVACHYPEEVEAQRAQSQEILN